CATCACCCTTACAGGAAAAATTCACGCGATTAGGATGAGAGAGTCTACTTTTTTGTAACTCCACATAGTTTGTGATATAGCTAAGCTCATCTTCCAGAGGCACTTGTTCATTTTCAATATTATCTACCACATACCTAAGCATCTCAGATAAGGTTAGTATCATGTTCGGTGCTTTATCCGACTTCTGAAGGGCCTCACCGTAAATAGAGTTCAAAGTGTTAAACAAAAAATGGGGATTAATTTGAGCCTTCAATAACCTAAGTTCATTTTTTGAAAGCTCATCCTCTAGCTTGGCTATTTCCAATTGAGCTTCCTTTTCCTTGAACCATGATTTCGAAAACTCAATGAGCGATGAACTCACCAAGTAAATCATCATTATGCCAAACAACTCTAATGGGCTATGTATAGCAACGAAATAAAAAGAAGGAAATAAAAACTCTGCTATTGGGCCAAAGGCCAATTGATATAATCCAACTGTAATCCCATAAAAGGGAATGATCATGATCAGATAAACCCAAATACCGTAGCGCTTTAAAAAGTAGGGAATGGCACTAAAGGTATTTAAAGTAACCACTACGAAAAATGGGATATGGAATAAGAACACATAAATGTAATCAATGATTAAGATCTCATCCGCTCGACTAAATATCTGTAAACAGATTGCAAAAGATATCACCCAATAGATAAGACTTTGGGTGATTCTTGATGTAA
This DNA window, taken from Balneola vulgaris DSM 17893, encodes the following:
- a CDS encoding sensor histidine kinase; this encodes MISAARHIITSRITQSLIYWVISFAICLQIFSRADEILIIDYIYVFLFHIPFFVVVTLNTFSAIPYFLKRYGIWVYLIMIIPFYGITVGLYQLAFGPIAEFLFPSFYFVAIHSPLELFGIMMIYLVSSSLIEFSKSWFKEKEAQLEIAKLEDELSKNELRLLKAQINPHFLFNTLNSIYGEALQKSDKAPNMILTLSEMLRYVVDNIENEQVPLEDELSYITNYVELQKSRLSHPNRVNFSCKGDASNYTIVPLLLINFVENCFKHGTVSGLQDFIDIELTVQNRVLRLNTKNSVNTTEITEPQSDLAEIQKVGFHNTVRRLEVYYEDNYELNFEAKPLTYELTLTVQLS